From Triticum aestivum cultivar Chinese Spring chromosome 4A, IWGSC CS RefSeq v2.1, whole genome shotgun sequence, a single genomic window includes:
- the LOC123087659 gene encoding PTI1-like tyrosine-protein kinase 2 encodes MRHWLCCNIRSGDDDDRHEVEHSKAQGNKIDGKQKSSKPADQPEPDISPPTIDVPELSFEDLKEKTDNFGSSSLIGEGSYGRVYHATMDDGRQAAIKKFDASENEPNDEFLKQVSLVSRLKHENLVEMLGYYVEGNYRILAYEFATMGSLHDVLHGRKGVQGAQPGPVLDWMQRVKIAIEAAKGIEYLHEKVQPSIIHRDIRSSNVLLFEDFKAKIADFNLLNQAPDMAARLHSTRVLGTFGYHAPEYAMTGQLTQKSDVYSFGVVLLELLTGRKPVDHTMPRGQQSLVTWATPRLSEDKVKQCVDPRLKGEYPPKGVAKLGAVAALCVQYEAEFRPNMSIVVKALSPLLQQRAAAPAASELAPAPGA; translated from the exons ATGAGGCATTGGCTTTGTTGCAATATCCGGAGCGGTGACGACGACGACAGACATGAGGTGGAACATTCCAAAGCTCAGGGGAATAAGATAGACG GCAAGCAAAAATCTTCGAAACCTGCTGATCAACCTGAGCCAGATATTTCCCCTCCTACAATTGATGTCCCAGAACTGTCATTTGAGGACTTGAAAGAAAAGACTGACAATTTTGGATCGAGTTCTCTGATTGGTGAAGGTTCATACGGACGAGTATATCATGCTACCATGGATGATGGCAGGCAAGCGGCTATTAAGAAATTTGATGCATCTGAAAATGAGCCTAACGATGAATTTTTGAAACAG GTCTCACTTGTATCAAGGCTAAAACATGAAAATCTTGTGGAGATGCTGGGCTACTATGTGGAGGGCAACTATCGTATACTGGCATATGAATTTGCAACAATGGGTTCTCTTCACGATGTTCTGCATG GAAGAAAAGGAGTTCAAGGTGCGCAACCTGGCCCCGTGCTTGACTGGATGCAGAGAGTCAAAATTGCTATCGAGGCGGCAAAAGGTATAGAGTACCTACATGAGAAGGTTCAGCCTTCAATCATCCATCGGGACATCAGATCAAGCAATGTGCttctgtttgaggacttcaaggcgAAAATTGCGGACTTCAACCTCTTAAATCAAGCTCCTGATATGGCAGCACGTCTCCATTCGACTCGTGTATTAGGGACATTTGGATATCATGCGCCAGA ATATGCTATGACTGGCCAGCTGACACAGAAGAGTGACGTCTACAGCTTTGGCGTGGTTCTTCTTGAACTTCTGACTGGAAGGAAACCGGTCGATCACACAATGCCTCGGGGGCAGCAAAGTTTAGTCACTTGG GCTACTCCAAGATTGAGTGAAGATAAGGTGAAGCAATGCGTAGATCCTCGGTTGAAGGGAGAATATCCTCCAAAGGGAGTTGCTAAG CTTGGTGCGGTGGCAGCTCTGTGCGTGCAGTATGAAGCAGAGTTCAGGCCCAACATGAGCATCGTCGTCAAGGCGCTCTCTCCTCTGCTACAACAAAGAGCAGCAGCCCCGGCAGCCTCGGAGCTGGCCCCGGCACCCGGGGCTTAG